In Chloroflexota bacterium, one DNA window encodes the following:
- a CDS encoding DUF1028 domain-containing protein: protein MTFSIVGYDPTNGDLGVAVASKFLAVGSVVSWAQAGAGAIATQSYANISFGPDGLALLAQGTSAQATLDQLLAADAGREQRQVGVVDAQGNAATWTGNACHSWAGGRTGASYAAQGNILTGADVVEAMATTFEQTQGELAERLLAALLAGDLAGGDQRGRQSAALYVARQGGAYGGVLDRYIDLRVDDHQNPVPELQRLLQLHRFYLTPPKPEDLLPIDQAIALEIQTILQQVGYYQGELSGTYDAATHAALQAYGGVENLEERLVSATHIDQQVLNYLRQHFVR, encoded by the coding sequence ATGACATTTTCGATTGTGGGCTACGACCCGACGAATGGTGATTTGGGTGTGGCGGTCGCTTCTAAATTTTTGGCGGTTGGCTCGGTGGTTTCGTGGGCGCAGGCGGGGGCGGGCGCGATTGCCACCCAATCGTATGCCAATATTAGTTTTGGTCCCGATGGCTTGGCGTTGTTGGCTCAAGGAACCTCAGCTCAAGCCACGCTTGATCAATTATTGGCTGCTGATGCGGGTCGTGAGCAACGCCAAGTTGGGGTGGTCGATGCCCAAGGTAACGCCGCAACCTGGACGGGCAACGCTTGCCATAGCTGGGCGGGTGGTCGCACTGGCGCTAGTTATGCAGCCCAAGGCAACATTTTAACTGGAGCCGATGTGGTTGAAGCCATGGCAACGACCTTCGAACAAACCCAAGGCGAGTTGGCTGAGCGTTTGCTAGCGGCCTTGCTGGCTGGCGATTTAGCGGGCGGCGATCAGCGGGGACGACAATCGGCGGCACTGTATGTGGCGCGGCAGGGCGGAGCCTATGGCGGCGTGCTCGATCGCTATATCGATCTGCGGGTTGACGATCATCAAAATCCAGTGCCCGAACTCCAACGTTTGCTGCAATTGCATCGGTTTTATCTTACACCACCCAAGCCCGAAGATTTGCTGCCAATTGATCAGGCGATTGCCCTAGAAATTCAGACGATTTTGCAACAGGTGGGCTATTATCAAGGTGAGCTTTCGGGCACGTATGATGCTGCGACCCATGCCGCGTTGCAGGCCTATGGTGGGGTTGAAAACCTCGAAGAACGCTTGGTCAGCGCAACCCACATCGATCAACAGGTCTTAAATTATTTGCGACAGCACTTTGTGCGCTGA